A single region of the Brassica rapa cultivar Chiifu-401-42 chromosome A03, CAAS_Brap_v3.01, whole genome shotgun sequence genome encodes:
- the LOC103849851 gene encoding inositol oxygenase 4 → MTISIDKPMFEEVSAFQKKSENNTRDLTMASEHDEAFLAPEMNAFGRQFRNYDAENERQKSVEEFYRLQHINQTVDFVKKMRAEYGKLDKMVMSIWECCELLNDVVDESDPDLDEPQIQHLLQSAEAIRKDYPNEEWLHLTALIHDLGKVITLPQFGGLPQWATVGDTFPVGCAFDESNVHHKYFSENPDFHNQAYNTKSGIYTEGCGLNNVMMSWGHDDYMYLVAKENGSTLPSAGQFIIRYHSFYPLHTAGEYTHLMNEEDKENLKWLHVFNKYDLYSKSKVHVDVEKVKPYYMSLIRKYFPENLRW, encoded by the exons ATGACAATCTCTATTGATAAGCCGATGTTTG AGGAAGTTTCTGCATTCCAGAAGAAGAGCGAGAACAATACCCGAGACTTAACAATGGCCAGCGAACACGATGAAGCGTTCTTGGCGCCTGAGATGAATGCATTCGGCCGTCAATTcag GAACTACGATGCTGAGAATGAGAGGCAGAAGAGCGTCGAAGAGTTTTACAGATTACAACACATTAACCAGACCGTCGATTTT GTGAAGAAAATGAGGGCAGAATATGGAAAATTAGATAAAATGGTGATGAGCATTTGGGAATGTTGTGAGCTCCTTAACGATGTGGTGGACGAGAGTGATCCAGATCTCGACGAGCCTCAGATCCAGCATTTGCTTCAATCCGCGGAAGCTATCCGCAAAGATTATCCTAACGAAGAATGGCTTCATCTAACCGCTCTTATCCATG ATCTTGGGAAGGTTATTACACTTCCACAATTCGGAGGACTCCCTCAATGGGCTACTGTTG GTGACACATTTCCTGTTGGGTGTGCATTTGATGAATCTAACGTACATCACAAG TATTTTTCGGAAAATCCTGATTTTCACAACCAAGCCTACAACACCAAATCTGGTATTTACACAGAAGGATGTGGCTTAAACAACGTCATGATGTCATGGGGCCATGACGACTACATGTATCTG GTGGCTAAGGAGAATGGAAGCACCTTACCGTCAGCCGGACAGTTCATAATTCGATATCACTCATTTTACC CATTGCACACGGCTGGAGAATACACACACCTTATGAACGAGGAAGACAAAGAGAACCTCAAGTGGCTACACGTTTTCAA CAAGTACGACTTGTACAGCAAGAGCAAAGTTCATGTTGATGTCGAGAAGGTCAAGCCTTACTACATGTCCCTTATAAGAAAA TATTTTCCGGAGAACTTGAGGTGGTGA